The region GGCTCGGGAAAACCCACGTGGAAAGATCCTTGCTTTGCAGGTTCTGCTTGTCCCTCGGTCTCATACCGGTGCTTCACATAGTTGTATAGCTGTTGATGGAAAGGATGATCAACAGAAAAACAATCTACACTCTGAGCGTGGTGAGATGACCCAGAAGAGCTTCCTCTTCTACAGAAATGTGGGAGGGATGTGTAGTCCATAATCTTACAAAAGAACCACAAAAACTTTAGAGAAACTTTTGCATTTTtcacaccaacaagatcataTATACCTTCAATAACTCGTCCTTTCCGCAACCAGATAACACATGAACTTTTTTCCTCGTCCTCTCTTGTAAAAGAGGTTTTACAACCTGTTTACACACATTACATGCATGCTTAAGTAGCTAACACCCTGAGTTGAGTTGCATGCAAAAACAGAAGAGACTTTTACCTTCCAACAGGCGGAGAATATATATGGAGCGTTGACAACATAGTATGTGTTTGTTTTCTCTGGATAGTTCAGATCATCAATGGTCGATATGATAGTCACTAACTGCATCAAGATGATGAGTACATAAAGTTATAAAAGAAGATATATGAAAATGAATTCAAGTAACTTATTGTAACTTGCAATATCATTATTGATGATTCATAGTTTCATACCTTAATTTGACTCAGGGCTGAAAGTTTCAACCCTGTCATGTCTAGAACCTTCACGCAAGTGGTGATTGGCCTCCCGTTCTTCTTAGACATAGAAGGCTGTAACATTGTTTTATACATTACAACAAGAAAGAAGCGGAACAAGAAGTTTAGCCGTTTGAAATGTAACTAACCAGTAGTACGCGGTCTCTGTATTCATTGATTTGGATGTGGGATTGGACATAGTAGTGAACCTGTATGTGGAAGAAGAGAAGCACATTCATATTTGCATCTCATTTGAAACTATGGACAAAACAATGAAGGAACTTACAGAAGCTTTGTCGAATGTGCTGAGGCCAACACCAATAGCAAAGACAGGCAAGCCCTAAAACAACACCAAATTAAAATCAAGAAAGAGATAATGTTTTGattagcacaaaaaaaaaaaagcaatgatGGAGAGGGGTTACCTCTCTGGTGTAACCTGACATTCCTATGAGCTGAGAATCACGTACGTTCCTGTACAACTCACTAGGAACAATAGGTTTCtgcagaaaccaaaaaaaaaacatgatctAAATAAATGTTCACCACAACAACACACAGCAAGGAAAGAGGAAGTAAAGAACTCACGGATAGGATACTGTCAATTTGATTATCCAGCCTATAACGCAAACACTCAACCAGCTGAAAGTGAATTTAGTCAATTtacacacaaaagaaaaacacgCTGAAACCAGACACAAGTCAAAAACCAGATAATGAAGTGTTTTAGGAGATAAACAGCATACCATTGCATGAGCTTTTATTACGTTCCAGTCTCGTGCTTTTAGAAAA is a window of Raphanus sativus cultivar WK10039 unplaced genomic scaffold, ASM80110v3 Scaffold2708, whole genome shotgun sequence DNA encoding:
- the LOC108838379 gene encoding SEC14 cytosolic factor-like; this encodes MRIVSEEEAIDEFLKLMDKVEEPLKTTFKNVHQGYLRETLIRFLKARDWNVIKAHAMLVECLRYRLDNQIDSILSKPIVPSELYRNVRDSQLIGMSGYTREGLPVFAIGVGLSTFDKASVHYYVQSHIQINEYRDRVLLPSMSKKNGRPITTCVKVLDMTGLKLSALSQIKLVTIISTIDDLNYPEKTNTYYVVNAPYIFSACWKVVKPLLQERTRKKVHVLSGCGKDELLKIMDYTSLPHFCRRGSSSGSSHHAQSVDCFSVDHPFHQQLYNYVKHRYETEGQAEPAKQGSFHVGFPEPVAERVEMAKTIESELHKFENCSVGDRKASP